The following are from one region of the Etheostoma spectabile isolate EspeVRDwgs_2016 chromosome 2, UIUC_Espe_1.0, whole genome shotgun sequence genome:
- the LOC116699359 gene encoding probable G-protein coupled receptor 83 produces MRTVCVWLCVVIWMGSPDTAAAAAAAAEHTLNDSSLLGQGIFSHAEHFLNVSGRLDNRTSGVFLLDFDEGMLEDWRSLASKKRGGGESQDGSVKALLVAAYSLIIVISLFGNTLVCHVVVKKKRTLSATSLFIMNLAVADIFITVLNTPFTLVRFVNSTWVFGRTMCHISRFVQYCSLHVSTLTLTAIALDRRQVILHPLRPRMSPTQGGFWVAVIWIMASCFSLPHAIYQKLLSFTYSKEKERSLCVPDFPEPSDVYWQYIDLLTFILLYMLPLLIITTSYTTVACRLWRQNAIGDTTTAQHAAQRRKRRRTLAMLLLVVGVFAVCWFPLNCYVVLLSSQAIHSSNALYFCFHWLAMSSTCYNPFIYCCLNPTFRQELRLLLDMCRRKRRVVVWMEPELRPVAAPCHRTAWPDNDESLRPRHALGHASSHQSQALSSQSHNFKDTHVLFIARQALTGRTDTLSVEPIVAVN; encoded by the exons ATgagaactgtgtgtgtttggttatgTGTGGTGATCTGGATGGGCAGCCCCGAcaccgcagcagcagcagcagcagcggcggaGCACACACTCAACGACTCCTCACTTCTGGGACAGGGGATATTTTCTCACGCGGAGCATTTCCTTAACGTTTCGGGTCGGTTGGATAACCGGACGTCTGGAGTTTTCCTTCTAGACTTTGACGAGGGGATGCTGGAGGACTGGCGGTCTCTGGCCAGTAAGAAGCGCGGCGGCGGGGAGTCGCAGGACGGGAGCGTCAAGGCGCTGCTGGTGGCCGCCTACTCCCTGATCATTGTGATCTCCCTGTTCGGGAACACTCTGGTGTGCCATGtggtggttaaaaaaaaacgcaCCCTGTCCGCCACCAGCTTGTTTATTATGAACCTCGCTGTGGCTGATATCTTCATCACTGTCCTCAATACGCCTTTCACCCTG GTCCGGTTCGTAAACAGCACTTGGGTGTTTGGGAGGACAATGTGTCACATCAGTCGCTTTGTACAGTACTGCTCTCTGCACGTCTCAACTCTCACACTCACTGCAATCGCACTGGACCGTCGGCAG GTGATTTTGCACCCTTTGAGACCTCGCATGTCCCCAACACAAGGCGGTTTCTGGGTCGCTGTTATCTGGATAATGGCCAGCTGCTTCTCCCTCCCCCATGCAATCTACCAAAAACTCCTGAGTTTTACATACAG TAAGGAAAAGGAGCGCAGCCTGTGTGTCCCCGACTTCCCAGAGCCATCAGATGTCTACTGGCAGTATATTGACCTCTTGACCTTCATATTACTTTACATGCTGCCACTCCTCATCATCACCACGTCCTACACCACAGTGGCCTGCCGACTTTGGCGCCAAAATGCCATCGGTGACACCACAACAGCTCAGCATGCTGCCCAGAGAAGAAAGCGGCGGCGAACGTTGGCCATGTTGCTCCTGGTGGTCGGCGTGTTTGCTGTCTGCTGGTTCCCACTCAACTGCTACGTGGTGCTGCTGTCCAGCCAGGCTATCCACTCCTCTAACGCCCTGTACTTCTGCTTTCACTGGCTGGCTATGAGCTCCACCTGCTACAACCCTTTCATCTACTGTTGTCTGAACCCCACCTTTCGCCAGGAGCTGAGGCTCCTCTTAGACATGTGCAGGAGGAAACGGAGGGTGGTGGTCTGGATGGAGCCAGAGCTCCGCCCTGTAGCTGCTCCTTGTCACAGGACTGCTTGGCCTGACAACGATGAGTCCTTGAGGCCAAGGCATGCTTTGGGCCATGCCTCCTCACATCAGAGTCAGGCTTTGTCCAGTCAGTCCCACAACTTCAAAGATACACATGTGCTCTTTATCGCCAGGCAGGCCCTCACAGGAAGAACTGACACCCTATCAGTGGAGCCCATCGTGGCTGTAAACTGA
- the ankrd49 gene encoding LOW QUALITY PROTEIN: ankyrin repeat domain-containing protein 49 (The sequence of the model RefSeq protein was modified relative to this genomic sequence to represent the inferred CDS: inserted 1 base in 1 codon) gives MCRKTFSLPXNSRKTKKTLVVCFEYAHCKQVMEFPEDVNQLDLLNTHGHLIPRGTSSLWTESEEEVEEEEGDHSDDWYIEKEETLKDKPKVLIMWAAENNRLSTVHRLLTADPLLVHSTDEDGYTPLHRAAYSGHVAVVSALIAAGSKVNPRTIDGWTPLHSACRWSRVTVASFLLHHGAELNAQTNGGLTPLHLAASNTTPFRTDSPRTLELLLSQRHLNPGLRSGSGETASEVARRTGPHHVLFEMVQDCVNVVPFS, from the exons ATGTGCCGCAAGACATTCAGTCTGC AAAATTCAAGAAAGACGAAGAAGACGCTTGTGGTTTGTTTTGAATACGCACACTGCAAG caagtgATGGAGTTTCCTGAAGATGTCAACCAGCTCGATCTTCTGAATACACATGGTCACCTGATCCCCCGGGGGACCAGCAGCCTGTGGACCGAAAGCGAGGAagaggtggaagaggaggagggggaccACAGTGACGATTGGTAtattgaaaaagaagaaactctCAAAGACAAACCAAAGGTGCTCATTATGTGGGCAGCGGAAAACAATCGC CTTTCAACAGTCCACAGGTTGTTAACTGCTGATCCGTTGCTGGTGCACAGCACTGATGAGGACGGATACACTCCACTACATCGTGCAGCCTACAGCGGCCATGTTGCTGTGGTCTCTGCTTTAATTGCTGCCGGGTCTAAGGTCAACCCTCGCACCATCGACGGATGGACGCCCCTTCACAGTGCCTGCCGCTGGAGCCGTGTCACAGTGGCGAGCTTTCTCCTACACCATGGAGCCGAACTGAACGCCCAGACCAACGGTGGGCTCACACCACTACACCTGGCTGCCTCCAACACCACCCCTTTCAGGACAGATTCTCCTCGCACTTTAGAGCTCCTCCTCTCTCAGCGACACCTGAATCCAGGGCTCCGCAGCGGCAGTGGGGAGACAGCCAGTGAGGTGGCCCGCCGTACTGGCCCACATCATGTCCTGTTTGAGATGGTACAAGACTGTGTCAATGTGGTACCTTTCTCATAA